The following coding sequences are from one Nicotiana tabacum cultivar K326 chromosome 1, ASM71507v2, whole genome shotgun sequence window:
- the LOC107794414 gene encoding putative membrane protein At4g09580: MEGEVGTSSSSLKCEMQGNGEKGGSSGAVINETKSVNKFPLTFWEIGVAGVVVLGYALGLLCIYLTMPASDYSFLKLPRNLEDLQILRDHLESYTSDYTVQVLVGYCVVYIFMQTFMIPGTVFMSLLAGSLFGIFRGVALVVFTATAGASSCYFLSKLIGRPLVFSLWPDKLTFFRDQVARRRTRLLNYMLFLRVTPTLPNTFINVASPIVDVPYHIFFFATVIGIIPAAYVTVRAGITLGELQSVGDLYDMHSIATLFLIGLVTVTPTLIGNKS; encoded by the exons ATGGAGGGAGAAGTTGGCACATCATCTTCATCTTTGAAGTGTGAAATGCAAGGGAATGGGGAAAAAGGGGGCAGTAGCGGTGCTGTAATAAATGAAACTAAATCTGTTAATAAGTTTCCTTTGACATTTTGGGAGATTGGGGTAGCAGGTGTTGTTGTTTTGGGTTATGCATTGGGTCTGCTTTGTATTTATCTAACTATGCCTGCCTCTGATTATAGCTTCTTAAAGCTTCCAAGAAATCTTGAAGATCTTCAAATACTCAG GGATCACCTGGAGAGCTATACTAGTGACTACACCGTTCAGGTCCTTGTGGGATACTGTGTAGTCTACATTTTTATGCAGACATTTATGATCCCAGGAACAGTTTTCATGTCACTGCTTGCCGGATCTCTCTTTGGAATCTTCAGAGGTGTAGCACTGGTCGTGTTCACCGCTACTGCGGGTGCATCATCTTGCTATTTTCTATCCAAACTGATTGGGCGGCCTCTCGTGTTCTCACTGTGGCCTGATAAGTTAACTTTCTTCAGAGACCAG GTGGCTAGAAGGCGAACACGGCTGCTAAATTACATGCTTTTCTTGAGAGTTACACCGACACTGCCAAACACATTTATCAATGTTGCTTCACCAATCGTGGACGTGCCTTACCATATATTCTTCTTTGCAACTGTCATTGGGATCATTCCAGCTGCTTATGTCACTGTCAGG GCTGGAATAACTCTTGGCGAATTGCAGTCGGTGGGTGATCTCTATGACATGCATTCTATAGCTACTCTTTTCCTTATCGGTCTTGTAACTGTTACGCCCACATTGATTGGCAAC